From the genome of Coleofasciculaceae cyanobacterium:
TTAAGCTGGAAAAATATTCTTAGTATAATAGTACTAATGAAAAACAATTATTAATTATGAGTAACTATCAAGATTTTGGATTTAATAGCGACGAGTTTCGCGGGGGAATCACTACTGTCCCCTATTGTCAATTTCTCAATGCCACCAGTCAAAAATATGGTATTGCTATTACCCCGTCTAATGCGCAACTGGCGGGTTTTAAACCTGTTGATAGCTGGAAAGCCATAGAGCACGAATTTAGTGATGGTACGAATGAAATTCTTCTAGTGTCACAGCAGCCCAAGCTGTTAGTTTTAAATCGTTCACAGCCTTTAATGAGCGACGGAATTACAACCATGCCTTATTCCAAGGTAAAGAACGCAGCAGGAGGATTCAAAGCTTTTAGCTATGTTGTAGTTTGGTTTCTCGATAACAACAATGAGCCTTTATCTGGGCTACCTTTTAGA
Proteins encoded in this window:
- a CDS encoding DUF5895 domain-containing protein, whose translation is MSNYQDFGFNSDEFRGGITTVPYCQFLNATSQKYGIAITPSNAQLAGFKPVDSWKAIEHEFSDGTNEILLVSQQPKLLVLNRSQPLMSDGITTMPYSKVKNAAGGFKAFSYVVVWFLDNNNEPLSGLPFRLKCSGYAGLTFLKNYSYYNNPLSFSKKFLNVYKSLTGDRAIDKNEVFYAHAVYQPNLVRQ